One stretch of Candidatus Poribacteria bacterium DNA includes these proteins:
- a CDS encoding cohesin domain-containing protein, protein MKNRCFSILLIGFVIFVLPSNTFAQDDPQWHLPEGAKARLGKGNINEITYSPDGTTIASGSWDGTVLLWELVPSPTSNAILSLSPTAPQSPATGQQLTLSLKIADAEDIAGYQATVSFDISALRYIESMNGDYLPAGAFFIPPVVEGNTVTLAASSLTGESDGDGTLATITFEVIAVKASTVRLTDVLLTDRSAGSSTPQIENAEISAPPQLSTDVNKDGIVNVIDLTLVAANFRKTGANDADVNNDGVVNIIDLTLVAAAFGNTAAAPEIWSLPPEDTPTSTQVKQWLSQARQMNLSSTDFQRGIRVLEQLLAVKLKNVLVGVLRAYWYPTNDLLTETEKLAAIASSIESTDWWDVEGDKEWDAWKP, encoded by the coding sequence ATGAAAAATAGATGCTTTTCGATTTTACTGATTGGGTTTGTGATTTTTGTTTTGCCATCAAATACCTTCGCCCAAGACGACCCGCAGTGGCACCTGCCCGAGGGTGCGAAAGCGAGACTCGGTAAAGGAAACATAAATGAGATAACGTATTCCCCGGATGGCACTACTATCGCTTCAGGAAGTTGGGATGGCACGGTGCTGCTGTGGGAGTTGGTTCCCTCTCCTACATCGAATGCGATACTCAGTCTTTCACCTACCGCACCACAATCCCCGGCTACCGGACAACAACTGACCCTCTCCCTCAAAATCGCGGACGCTGAAGACATCGCAGGTTACCAAGCAACAGTATCATTTGACATCTCTGCACTCCGATACATTGAGAGTATGAACGGCGATTACCTACCTGCAGGTGCGTTCTTTATTCCACCTGTCGTTGAAGGCAACACCGTGACACTTGCAGCCTCCTCACTCACTGGTGAAAGCGATGGGGACGGCACACTTGCAACGATTACGTTTGAAGTCATTGCCGTCAAAGCCTCCACCGTCCGATTAACCGATGTGCTACTCACAGACCGTTCCGCTGGAAGCTCAACGCCGCAGATAGAAAACGCTGAGATTTCGGCACCTCCACAACTGTCCACGGATGTCAATAAAGACGGTATCGTCAACGTTATTGATCTGACCTTGGTTGCTGCTAACTTCCGGAAGACTGGCGCAAATGATGCGGATGTCAATAATGATGGGGTTGTCAACATCATTGACTTGACGCTTGTCGCTGCAGCATTCGGTAATACCGCAGCCGCACCGGAAATCTGGAGTCTTCCGCCTGAGGACACACCGACAAGCACACAAGTGAAGCAGTGGCTAAGTCAGGCACGGCAGATGAACCTGTCAAGCACAGACTTCCAACGGGGTATCCGCGTCTTGGAACAACTTTTGGCAGTTAAGTTAAAAAATGTCCTTGTTGGTGTCTTGAGGGCATATTGGTATCCTACCAATGATCTTTTGACTGAAACAGAGAAACTGGCAGCGATTGCATCAAGCATAGAATCAACAGATTGGTGGGATGTTGAAGGTGATAAGGAGTGGGACGCATGGAAACCTTGA
- a CDS encoding Rpn family recombination-promoting nuclease/putative transposase, whose protein sequence is MNAFDEILSFLQEPLGTFPDRSARWFLSNPDNLHGLLEIIGSDLVGSLDFRKIRRVNTTFVADNLREQESDLVFLLPFRDADEREVMIYILIEHQSTVDPAMGFRLLFYMVQIWDQQRQQWVSENVPKREWRFRPIIPVVFYTGE, encoded by the coding sequence ATGAACGCTTTTGATGAGATCCTCTCTTTCTTGCAAGAACCCCTCGGCACCTTTCCTGACCGGAGTGCCAGATGGTTTTTGTCGAACCCCGATAACCTCCACGGGTTGCTCGAAATCATTGGGAGCGACCTCGTGGGATCCCTTGATTTTCGCAAGATCCGCCGCGTCAATACGACTTTTGTTGCTGACAACCTCCGGGAACAAGAATCGGATCTGGTGTTCCTTTTACCCTTCCGGGATGCCGATGAAAGGGAAGTGATGATCTATATTCTCATAGAACATCAATCCACGGTAGACCCGGCGATGGGATTTCGGTTACTATTTTACATGGTTCAGATATGGGATCAGCAGCGTCAGCAGTGGGTGTCAGAGAACGTGCCGAAGCGTGAGTGGCGGTTTCGTCCGATTATCCCTGTTGTTTTTTATACGGGTGAATAG